TTGAAAGCCTTTCCGCACTTCTCGCATATAAAGGAACGCACGTCTCTGTGACGTGTCTCCCGGTGGATGCGCAGGGCATCGGCACGGTTGGTGCGGTACTCGCAGTCCTCACATGCATAAGGTTTGGCACCTGTTGAAAAGAAGAATAAACATCAAGGTGTGCAAGTAATTTACAATGAGAATAAGTTCAACTTTAGTACATAGCTACCTGTATGTTTTGTCATGTGATACTTCAGCTGGTTTACCCATTTGCATTTGTAGCCACATTCTGGGCAGAGATACTTGCGTTCCTCCATGTGAATCTTCATGTGATACTAAAATGAAGAGAGAGCAATTAAATTGGAAACATCAAAAGAACTGGATAGTAAAAACTAAATACCTAAACCTTTAATCACTATCTTGGATAACAGCTCTTCATACCTTCAGTCTTGAAGGATCAGCACATGCATAATTGCACTTCTCACACCGGTAAGGTTTCTCTCCTGTATGGATTCGAATGTGCCAGGTGAtcttctgcttgtttctggtgGAAAACTCGCATTCAGTGCACTTAAAGAGGCAAGTTCCTCCGTGTGACCTCACATGCTGGTCAAACACCACTTGGTGGGTGCAATAGAAACCACAGACATCACACTTAAGAGTTTTCTCCTCAGCTGGTCCATGTTCATGCTCATCTAACATATGCTGGACCAGGAGGAGTCTTTTATGGGTACTAAAGGAACAGACCGAGCACTGATGGGTGATGGACATCTTGCCTTGTTTTTCTGGACCATTTTGAGGATCTTTCGTCTTGATATCAGAATGTTCATGCTGGATGTGTGTTTTGAGAGCAGCCTGGCAACCACAGGTGAAGCTACATTGGGTGCAAGACAAGCTGTTAGCATCTGGATGTGCTCGGTTGGAATGTTGCCTAAGGGCAACATCAGAGACGAAGCGTGCATTGCATTGGCTGCAATAGTAGCTAAGATCACCAGTGTGGCAGCTCAAGTTGTGGCGGTTGATGTCATTGAGGTTATAAGCTCTGTAGTCACAAAGCGAACAGAAGTGCGTTGCCTGTTTGTCATGAATGCGTTGATGGTGCAAGCGTAGTCTAGATGTGGTGCCGAAAGTTTGGCCACAGAGATCACAGCAATGCCTCCCAACACCTGTGTGCATGGACTCATGGGCCTCAAGTCGATAGCGACGGATTGTGCTAAATGAACAGAAGCGGCATTGGTGAGGACGGACTCCCTCATGCTTCACAGCAACATGCTGTGTCAGGCAGCGCTCTTGCTTGCAGGTGAAGGAGCAAAGATTGCACTGTAGGTTGCCAGATATTTTACCTCTAGAAACCTTCTTCTCTTTCTTGTGACCTAGGATATGATGATTGAGAGATTTTTCCGATTTGGCAACAAATGAACACTGTGGACACTGTGTTTCACCTGGTTTTAAACAGCCCTTTATCTGATGACTTGCTAGAGCTCTCTTTTGGTGGCAGAGAAAAGGACATTTGGGACATGAGAAACGAGGTTTGGGGTCTTGGGGTCTCTTTTCTTCTACTGAATCCCTTTCTGAGTCATTTGCCCCGTCTTCCTCCTGATCATGTTCTGAATCGCTAGGATTATCTTCTTGCTCAAACTGCTCTCCCATCTCAGCCAGATCTACCTTATTGGTGCTTCCACTGCATGTTGCACAATGCCGACCTATTGTGACTTTCCTAACAGATGAGAAAGGACATTTTCTGCAACTATACCTACCATCATCTTCAATATACCCAAAAATCTCATCATTTACCAATGCCTCCTTTTCTGCCATCTTGTTTCTACTCCTCACAATTGCCTGCCCTCTTTTATTTGTGCTTGTCAGTGAATCAGTCTCATTTACTGCAACAGCTATAATAGGAGACAGTGAGTCACCATCATCTTGTACTCTTGAATCTGTAGAATCATTGACTTCAACAGGTTCAGGATGCATTGTGAGGGATTTAAGAGGTGTACTCTGTAATTGCATAGATGCATCATTCCCTGAATTACCTTCACAACTCCCTGATATACCTACAGTGCTATCGAAAACAGACTtctttctgtgcctcagcagtAACCGGCACTTCCGGAGGTGGGTGTTCAAAGACCGCTGCTGTTTAAACTGCATACCACAGTCCTGGCAGCGTAGTCCTGCCTTCATGACCTGGCAGGATGACTTGCAGTGCCGGATTAATGCTGCATGCTTTCTGGTCACATAGGAGCAGCGGCTACACTGATACATACTGTCCCGTGTCTGGACGACAAGCATCTGCACCCTGCCCTCTAGTACAAGGGCTTCAGCCTGGTCTTTATCCTGTTTTCTCATGACATGCAAACGAGTCTCAGAAGCCGAGGCCTCTACACATTTCTCCTGATGGAGTCCCTCCCTGTTTCTTTCAGTTTCAGTCAATGGTGGCAACTCTTCAGAGTCACTTTGATCCTCAAAGTAAGTTgcattgtcatcatcatcatcagctgaTGGTTGTTGGAAGTTCTCGTGGACTGTTTGCTGAGATTCAAAATGGTCATCAAATGCTGTGTCGTGTATATTTAGTGTCTCGGCAAGTACCATTTGTGTGCTACTCTGGCTAGTTTGGGAAGTAAAATGTGGGGAGCCACACTGTTCTTCATTATTTGGATCTCCTTCAGAAAGATTACTTGCCTCTTCTCTTGCAGATTCAATATCAAAACTGGCCTGCTGTACTAAATTAATTTCCTCAGTTCCTCCAATAGTGGATGATATTGCttcattctcattctcattcaCGGACATATCTTTTGAGTCATCTATAGTCTTATTAGAAACTATTGCATTAACTGTTTCTTCCCTATATTCTGAATTTAAAATCTGAGGTGCTGTGGTTTTGGAGAAAAAGTTATGCGTCAAATCCACAGAGCTttgctctttttctttctgtgcatatttctcaagCCACCTCACATCTCCAGGCACATATCCGTGGGATTTCTTTTTATGCAGGAAAAGGCCGGTGTTGCTAAATGTGGTGTAGCGGCACAGTGCGCAGCGGAAAACGCGTGTCTGGGTGTGCCTGCAGTTCTCGTGGCTATGCAGCGCTTGGCGGTACTTTGTTGTGTAAGGGCAAAACGTGCACTGGTAAACAGGAGTTTGAGGATCTGCCTTTGTGGAGTGCTTGAGCTGCATATGGCTGCGCAATTCAGTCTTTCTCTTGCAGGAGTACGCACACACCTCACAGATCAAGGATTTTTCCTGGTGACGGAGTTTATGGCTGTTCAGCTGGTCGATGCGATGGCAACGATATGGACACTGATTACATTTGTACCTGAGACAGGTGTGAGGCAGGTCagtaaacagaaatgtttctttttattatcatacTTTTATTTCAATCAAGGTACATACCTTAGATCTCCTGCATGCTTACGCATGTGGACACTGAGGTAGTGTTTCCATTTCGTAACATATCCACATTCTGAGCACATGTGCTGTTTGTCATCAGAGTGTGTCAGCATGTGTTTTGAAAGATATGTTTCATCGCGACATCTGAAGTCACACAGAGTACATTTGTGGGGCTTTTCACCTGTAAATACAAACGTTATCGGTCTGGCCAATGAATCATTTTGAAGGAGTAGTTCAATCAAAAACCTAAATTTTGTCAACGTTTTCTCACTcttgtgtcatttcaaaccctatataattttattttcttgtgtGAAATGCAAACAAAGATGTCCAACCTGCTCTCTTCCATAGAATGAAAGCAGATGATTTATACTAAAGGACAATACACacaataaaagtatcataaaagtagtcGAAGTACACTTATTCCTTCAAGTTTGCTGCAGCTAAACTATACTGTTGTGTATGACTTCAGAATACTTTGAAAATATCACACAGATTGTATAAATAAAATCAGTAGAAATCCATCAGGATCCAATTTAGATTTTAGACAGGGTTTAAATAACAAGACTGAATAAACGatgaccaaattttcatttttgagtgaactataccTATAATCGCTTATAAGAACTAAGTAGAGCAACTGAATATCTTACCAGTATGCATCAGCATGTGTCTTTTCAGAACTCTTTTGTGAGCCGTTACAAAGCTGCACTGCTCACAGTGCTGTGTTTTCTCACTGGCATGAAAGTGACCAACATGTTGATCGAACTCTACAGGGTTGAGGGTTGTGAAAGGGCAGAAGCTACAGTTCAGTTCTTGATTCCCTGGATGTCCTTGCCTTTTGTGCTGCTGAAAAAGGCTCTTATTTGAGCATGAGAAGTCACAATGGGGGCAGTGATAAGCCTGATGTGTGCGCAAATGTTTCTCCATGTCTTCTATGCTCCCGAAGAAAGCCCCACAGGCGTGATGACGGCACTCTACGGCTTCAATTTGATGAGCATCTAACACATGCTTTAGAAGctttttcttttctctacacTGAAATGAGCAGCCTTTATGGAAGCAATGTAATGGCTGACCATCTTGTGTTTTATTGTGAGACTTCATATGGCTCTTTAATGCCTGACTCTGACTGAAAGTCTTTTGGCAAGTTGGGCACTTAAAGAGCTCTCCGCTAGGAGCATCATCTTCTTGATGCCCATGCACACTGGCGAGGTGTCGTCGCAGAGAGTTACGTTCCACCGATCCATACTCACATAGATGACACCGGTGCAGTTTCTGTCCCGTCTCTCTCAGCATGTGGATGCGCAGCTTACTCTTACTGGTGAAATAGTGTTTGCAGGTGGGACATTGCAGATTCGGGTCAGGAAAGTGTATACGCATATGTTCTATCAAATGGGAGCGAGTCTTGAAGCAGCGTCTGCATTCAGAGCAGATGTGGGTGCGAAACATGTGTTCGGTGCCCTCTGCAACATGTCCCACTAAACAGAAAGATGGCATAAGTCAGACCTGCGtttctaattattttaattacagcatctcatttattatatttaccaTTAGAAGAAAACTTTTCTTGGCTAATGGTAGcacattttttccccttttttgttGATGCTTTCagttttttggttacacttttcTTGCTTCTCGTTTGAATAGGCATATCCATCCCCTTCAACTGAGACaaagctaaaacaaaaacaaaaaataatacacTTCTTATTGTCTGTGAGCTGTCAAAgctgtaaaacaaaacaagacaaattCATACCATATATAAGTGGAATAATATTGTCAGCCTCGCAAAACAAACTCTTTCAGGGATCACCCTCTCTTGGTTTATTTTGCAGTAATGACTGACTTAGtgtgcattatatttatatacaaataatacaCACGAAATATTGATCTGAATTGTAATTATTTCATTATGTAAGGAAGAGACACAGAGTGACATAAAGATTGTTAATCTAGCAACTGACCAATCGAAATCAAATATTCCAGCGACCCATTCATGCCAAAGGACTATGTCTTACATAtgcaatatataattaattaaacatatGGTTTTCAAAGTATCGTTGTATTTTACCTTCCGGTGTATTTGCTGCATTATTTTCCTCATGCTTGAGTTGTTCTGACTCACATCCAGGCCTTTGTCGGTCCATATTTGGGTCAAACTCCACAGGACATTAGTCAGTGAGGGATAAACTCTATTACAGCATCAGGACCATGATGTGTTTCCGTCTCTCAGGGCAACACGAATGTTCTGCATCACCAATGAGTTCCAAATGTGATTAACAGGGTTCTGGAATACCAGACTTGAGATTGAAAGAGCTGGGTGTTTTTGTCTGTTAACAAAAAGGACATAAAGCAATTAATCCAGTGCGCTAAATATTATGTGAACatgttttgttgaaaaaaaaagtgtttttattaaacaaatgtgGACCTCCTGCGCGGAGGTTCGTGTTTCATTTGCTctgataaacaaataaacaacaacgCACCCTCGAGGAACAGAAGATGTGTTCAATTAAAGCAAACTACTCGAATATAACTGTTAGTAGTCATCAAGAAATGAATAAACGCGTTAatgctttataatgtttatacacattatttattaattcaattaTATAATGAGAAATTACCTTCACTTGTGTGGATGGAAACAACGTAAGCAGCTTCATTTCTGGGCCTTGTTTCTGTTCTAAGaggaaaaacaattttaaaattataattctgtATAACGTACACCGTGGAGAATAATCcgttttaaaatacacaaaatatatagACATTCATAACGCGACTGCGTCGTACAAACAGTCACAGCGGAACTATTCATGTGAAACAGTTCACACGAAATCATTTTCCCGAACAACGGAAACAGCACAGAGGTCGCCATGtgatttgttcatttaattttagtgaatcggttcttttgaacagttgGTCCAAAAGAACCGGTAAAAATATGGTTTAAAGTGGGATTGATTTGTGAATTGTTTAAACCGAGTCATTGAAAAGATTCGACTCACCCAAAAGAACGATTTGTTCACTTTGCAACGCTGGGTTACTGTAGAAAGTGTATGCTATGTTGCATCTTATTCGTTTCTTTTAAGCTAACATAAACAATGTTGTTTCTAAGATGCGGGTTGCTCTGCCGTAAGTATAGAGagtttttaaatctgtatttgtttttttaaaataaaaagattggTCGGTGACAGCTTGGCATAGTGTTGTATCAGTCTCAAGgctatcatcaaaattaaaatgaaaatgatttcacCTCATCTGCTGTGAATGTAGGTTGCATATTGCAGTGAAGGGACAAAAATGCTTTTCCTGATTGAATAAGCCAAGAGATCCTGAAAACACCTTCATCATGACCCTGTTAGATGTTATTGGAGCCCTGAAGGACAACCCTTACTTTGGGGCAGGATTTGGACTAGTTGGTGTTGGTACAGCACTTACAGTTGCCAGAAAGGGGGCACAGGTTTGCATGGTTTTCTTTAGGAGACATTGCATAATCACACTGGAGGTCCCAAGCAGAGATAAAAGCTATCACTGGCTCTTAAGCTGGATCACTAAACACGCCAAACACACCCAGCATCTGAGTGTAGAGACCTCATACATGCAGCATGAGAGCGGACGAGTCCATACAGTTTGACTTCCACCCTAGTCCAGGCAACCACATCATTTGGTAAGATCAGAGTAAATTGTGATGTTACTTTGGGCAGTTTATATTCAATGTGCTCCTGATTTGACTTTCTATCAGAAATCAATCCAGCACATAGTTATCCGTCTCTGATTGAGGCTTTGTGTTTTCAGGTACGGCAGGAAGTGGATCCGAGTGGAGATGACCAGGGAAAAGCAGATGGTGGACCTGCACACTGGAACGCCCTGGGAGTCACCTTTACTGCTTTCGGCAGAGTCCGCCAAATATTCTTCAGCATACTTCAAGAAGGTACAGTATGAGCAGctagattgtgttttattcattttttcctaCACTCAGCAGTGTtatgaaattttaaatattatttatgtatagtTTTAAATTCTGCCAGCTGAATTCTTCAAATATATGTTGAAGTCTTAATGATTTATTCTGTGTCCGTGCAGCACGTGAACTTGCTTTAAAGCAGGAGGAGGGCCGATCTGTAATGTACACTGCACTTGGAGCAGAGTGGAGGCCATTTGGTTTTCCAAGGCGATGACGACCACTGTCTTCAGTAGTGCTGGAGAATGTTGTGGCGGAGAGGATCGTGGATGATGTAAAGGAGTTCATTGGCAATCCTAAGTGGTACACTGACAGAGGTGAAAAAATTGATTTTTCATACTTGCTATATGATTGGTTTAGCAGCTGACTCGGATGTTCCGGAGGTTTTACCCTCAGGAGTCTGTAGCTGAGGTGGAGCGTTTCGCTGAGCAAGCGCCGGCAGCACACCCAGAACTCAGCGCCGCTCAGGTGCAAGGACACCTCATGCTCTATAAGACAGACCCGGCTGGCTCCATCAAAAATATTGCAGAGATGAAGGAGTGAAGACTATACAGGCAATACAGACTTTTGTAAGATGCAGACTGAGCAACAGGCGAGTGATttacagaatgaatgaatgaatgaaatgtacAGCTGGATAAAGGCTTGTAACACACTGGAGTAATAAAAtccaatttgtaaaaaaatttgaatttttttctatTGTTATTGGTTTAGCAACAACAGATGAACTATTTATCATGCACTAATTTTCTTTCCCATTGTTTACAGTCATGTTTCATTTGTAGTAATTGTGTAAGTGAGACATAATATTTACTTAGCTCAGAGCAAACTTTCTTTATTTTGTTCATAACATCAATATTATATATgttatctaatttttttttttaggtgattGAAAGAAAAATTCATTGTAAACACAGGTATGTgattcaaaacatttgtttgcGTTTGTTCACCATGCCCTTTAGAAATTGGaagaaatgttaatgttaaagagatagttcacccaaaatgagcATTTTCATTGTTTCCTCACTTTTaatgtaattccaaacctgtctgaccttatttttttttggtgtaacacaaaaggagaaatatgGCATTCACACTACTGTTATTATAGGGACTAGGGACAGCCGTGGTCAACTTCACTTTCGTTGGATGAAAAAGAGCAGCTTTTGTGTTCTACAAAGGAAAGACAAAggtttggaattaaaaaaaaaagtggagaaAATTGTCCAGTTGATGGCAGTGTTCTTACAGTATCATTATGAGCATGATAATGGAGTTTCACCTTTAAAAACATTAGTCGACACAACATGACTTTACAGCAGATAGTGAAGGGTTAACTAGAGAGGCTTTGCCCCACCTCCCTCTCCCTCCCATGTGAAACAGGATCGGTGTTTGCCTCATTCTTCTGCCTGCTTCCATAATGGCTGTTATTTTTGCAGTGAGCTCTGCAGAAAGAAGGATCGCATTCAGTTTTCTGAGGCGCATGACAGTGGCCACGGACTTCAGGAGAGGGGCAACGGATAatgctgctgcttctgtcactgtCCAGAACAACCACAGGAAGCTCAAGACTGTGGATGACCTCCCAGAGATCAAAACCTTTAGGATGCTCTACACACTGATCTTTAAAGGATACCTGAACCGCATGCATGAGCTGCAGGTACAGAGAGATACcacagcagaggtggaaagagtacaaaaatattctactcaagtaaaagtaccattacattaatgaaattttacttaagtacaagtaaaagtaccagtctaaaaagctactcaagtaaaagtaaaaagtagctcatttaaaatttactcagagtaaaaattacttagttacattttaacagtgggagggagtcaaaatgggacaggccaaggttgtcaaactcagttcctggagggccacagtcctgcacagtttagatataaccctaattaaacacacctgatccagctaatctaatcatttaggtttatttgaaaactacatgatatgtgtgctggagcagggttagaactaaactctgcagggctatggccctccaggaactgagtttgacacccctgggataggtctattaatctcaaactagttgtttttaattaaaggaatccgttatttagaataataaaacatatgggctgttaccag
The genomic region above belongs to Carassius carassius chromosome 11, fCarCar2.1, whole genome shotgun sequence and contains:
- the znf142 gene encoding zinc finger protein 142 gives rise to the protein MDRQRPGCESEQLKHEENNAANTPEALSQLKGMDMPIQTRSKKSVTKKLKASTKKGKKCATISQEKFSSNVGHVAEGTEHMFRTHICSECRRCFKTRSHLIEHMRIHFPDPNLQCPTCKHYFTSKSKLRIHMLRETGQKLHRCHLCEYGSVERNSLRRHLASVHGHQEDDAPSGELFKCPTCQKTFSQSQALKSHMKSHNKTQDGQPLHCFHKGCSFQCREKKKLLKHVLDAHQIEAVECRHHACGAFFGSIEDMEKHLRTHQAYHCPHCDFSCSNKSLFQQHKRQGHPGNQELNCSFCPFTTLNPVEFDQHVGHFHASEKTQHCEQCSFVTAHKRVLKRHMLMHTGEKPHKCTLCDFRCRDETYLSKHMLTHSDDKQHMCSECGYVTKWKHYLSVHMRKHAGDLRYKCNQCPYRCHRIDQLNSHKLRHQEKSLICEVCAYSCKRKTELRSHMQLKHSTKADPQTPVYQCTFCPYTTKYRQALHSHENCRHTQTRVFRCALCRYTTFSNTGLFLHKKKSHGYVPGDVRWLEKYAQKEKEQSSVDLTHNFFSKTTAPQILNSEYREETVNAIVSNKTIDDSKDMSVNENENEAISSTIGGTEEINLVQQASFDIESAREEASNLSEGDPNNEEQCGSPHFTSQTSQSSTQMVLAETLNIHDTAFDDHFESQQTVHENFQQPSADDDDDNATYFEDQSDSEELPPLTETERNREGLHQEKCVEASASETRLHVMRKQDKDQAEALVLEGRVQMLVVQTRDSMYQCSRCSYVTRKHAALIRHCKSSCQVMKAGLRCQDCGMQFKQQRSLNTHLRKCRLLLRHRKKSVFDSTVGISGSCEGNSGNDASMQLQSTPLKSLTMHPEPVEVNDSTDSRVQDDGDSLSPIIAVAVNETDSLTSTNKRGQAIVRSRNKMAEKEALVNDEIFGYIEDDGRYSCRKCPFSSVRKVTIGRHCATCSGSTNKVDLAEMGEQFEQEDNPSDSEHDQEEDGANDSERDSVEEKRPQDPKPRFSCPKCPFLCHQKRALASHQIKGCLKPGETQCPQCSFVAKSEKSLNHHILGHKKEKKVSRGKISGNLQCNLCSFTCKQERCLTQHVAVKHEGVRPHQCRFCSFSTIRRYRLEAHESMHTGVGRHCCDLCGQTFGTTSRLRLHHQRIHDKQATHFCSLCDYRAYNLNDINRHNLSCHTGDLSYYCSQCNARFVSDVALRQHSNRAHPDANSLSCTQCSFTCGCQAALKTHIQHEHSDIKTKDPQNGPEKQGKMSITHQCSVCSFSTHKRLLLVQHMLDEHEHGPAEEKTLKCDVCGFYCTHQVVFDQHVRSHGGTCLFKCTECEFSTRNKQKITWHIRIHTGEKPYRCEKCNYACADPSRLKYHMKIHMEERKYLCPECGYKCKWVNQLKYHMTKHTGAKPYACEDCEYRTNRADALRIHRETRHRDVRSFICEKCGKAFKTRFLLKTHQRKHSEERPYVCSICQRAFRWPAGLRHHYLSHTNKLPFYCLHCPYRAKQKFQVVKHLQRHHPDLPVQDGVGKDQEASMSTQKTWIREAEERQEDGQTALEHMQTAGDM